GGAGacccctcctcgacgccgcgccTTACCCAGCTCCCGCAAAAGTctctcgccgagggcgctgAGGGGCAGATCATCCTCGGCAAGGCTTTTGAGAAGCCCCTGAAGAAGGACATCGCCAACTTGATCAACCTGCAGAAGCGCGAGCTCCTCCACCCAGAGCTGGCGGAGGACTACTCCTTCCCGCACCTGCCCGGGTCACACCTTACGCACCTCTCATCGCGCAACGCCGTGCTCGAGCTTGTCAAGGCGCTGATGCAGGTGCTCTCGCTCGACAAGAACATCACGCTCGAGGCGCGCCTACTGCGCAAGGAGCTGCTCGCCATGTTTGACGTGCGCGAGTTCAGCAAAGAGGGAGCGTTCCAGAACCCAAGCGAGAGCCTGAAGGTGATTCAGCTCAGCTGCGACAGTTGTACGATGGCGCGCGACCTCGACTTCTGCAGGGATGAGGACCTGTTGCCGGAGATGGGGCCGGACGGCAAACGCCTGAGCCCGGAGacgcggccgtggcggtgTACCTTTTGCGAAGCCGAGTACGACCGCAacgccatcgaggagatGCTGCTGGCGCGGGTGGAGGCGTTCGTGGTGGAATGGACGACGCAAGATCTCAAGTGCGGCAAGTGCGGCGCGCTGCGGATGAACGAGCTCATGGATCACTGCACCTGTAGCGGCGAGTGGGTGGAGAGCGTGAGGAGGGCGGACATCGTGAGGCGGCTGGGAGTGTTTTGGAACGTGGCCAAGTTTTACGGGTTGAAGATGCTATTGGAGGTCACGGAGGGGCTGAGGAAGGGGCTTTGAAGATACTTGGGAGCCATTTTTATACTGGGACGCATGAGGGATGTTATGATATCACTGGCGCTTTtgggagaaggaaaaggtTTGCCTTTTGAGGCTGGATGAACATAGGGGGGTTGCATATGATCGAGACCCCTGAATACGACGGTAATAATGCACGCTGCTCGATGTCTGTCGTTGCCCCCGTGACTCGGAAAATATCTCGTAGGAGGCATTCGGGATGCGAAACAACTCTCCGAGTGCTCGAGATCTTTTCGGCCATCTCCACACTCTTGATGGAAAAGCTAGCTCGCATTTCATCGGCTGGGCAGGTAAGCTGAAAGACCTCGTGGCTGACTCTGTTTCTGCATCCACACGAACAACTCAAACGTCAGATCCTGGCACTTCCGACCATACCCATTCgaaaactcgggatcccgttcgctctcccatagataagctAGTAGGTTTACAGTGAGAGTTGCCTACAAACACTGCTAACGCAACTTATTTTTTAAAAGCTGATAATGGAAACAACTACCTGAAAGGAATTGTTACCTTCACTGTACTGTTGGGCTGATCTCCCTTCTACACACTTTGGTAGTCTTGTTCACTTGAGGCATATTATTAGTTCCAATGGAAGCTACAGGCACATGTACCATGTACACGCCTACATGTATACACCTGCATGATGCGCGGGGTacaggcgaggcgaggctgATACTTGGCCATCCTGCCCTTCCTTCTGATAATGCCAGCCTTTGGTGACCAAACCTGTCATCTGCACTCAAGCACGTCGCTGATATGGCAGCCGTAACTGAGCAATTTACACAGCACCTGAGCGCAGCCTACAAATACGGCGGTGAATCACTGTGGGAGTTCGCATACAAGGAGCTTGACGAAGCGGGAGCATTATGCGACGATGCCTCGCTATCCGACGATGAGCGGCAGTCCTGCCACAGGCGGTTCCTGCTTCAAAAAGGCGCCATCGAGCGCAGGCAGGGCGACTTCGCAGAAGCAATAAGAACGCTAGAGCACGCCATCAGCGAGTATGGCACCTACGATCTGGAGCACGCGCGGATGCTCGGTGAACTTGGCACTGCCTTCCAGCGACAGGATTCATTCGAGCGTGCAGACGAGCTGTATGCCGAACAGCATGCACTCGCGATCAAACTGGCCGCTGAAGCGAAGGACCAGCGGTCTGTTTGGCGTGCCGAAGCTCTTGCCGCAAGAGCAATCGGCTATCGTGGCATCATGGCTTACATGTTGAACGTCCCAGATCTTGAAGACAATGGTCGGACGAACCACGAAGGCCTGAGCGATGCGATCAACAAGAGCATGCAGCGCGTGGCGAGTACGCGAACGCTGTTGCGGGCTATCGCCAACGAAGATGCTGCGTTCCAGCATGAAGTCAAAGCGACGACTTGCATCTGCGTTGCATTGGATCGTCTCTCGCTTTGCTATGGAGCTTCTGGCAACACAGCAGAGGCTGTCAAATGGGCACGGGAAACTGTGGCGGAGGGCAAAGCCTTTGATCCCACCATACAGGCTTTCGGCAGATTTTTTCTTGGTCTGGCCCTGCAGCGAAACGGGGATCTGGAGGAAGCCATGCAGCAATGGACTAGGCATGGAAAGGGTGATCTCGAGACAGCCGCCATTGCTTTGTGCCGTCAGCCTTCTAGCGAAACGTTGGGTTATATGAAACAGCTTGTGAAGTACCAAGTCCCATTGGATCATTACAACGAACAAGGGTACAGTCCTCTAGACTACGCCATCATGGGCGGTAGCGAGACCATGGGAGCGCTCGTTATGCAAGGTCTTCGTCAGGAGTATCTGAGGAATGGGTTCACACCAGACGAGACGGAGGTTCTGATTGAGATGCGCAAAACTGAGGCCGATCGCAGGAAGGAGTATCGATCGATATTTCAAAAATCTTTCCGTCCGTTGCTCAGAACCAGTGCTGCCGAGACAGCAAAGAGCTCTTCGGACGATCAAGAGGTCTCTAGTCGAGCTGAGCAGTGCATAATCCGTCTGCGGCAAGAGTATTCCAGGCTACTCGTTGAGCAAGAGATCACGCGATCGATATTTGACGACTTCAAGTACATCGAGCTATCCGACTTTCGGTCACTGACTAGGCTGCCGCAGCCTGGCAGCTTGGAGGACATGAACACAATGGCAGAATCTGTCCAGCAGTTTGGAAACATTCTTGAAAAGCAGCGGAACGGAAGCCCATTCGTAGTTTTCCTATCATACCGATGGCTAGGCAATGGAAAGCCGGATGATGATCAAGGAACTCAGCTCGCTCGGATGAACGCAGCCTTGAGCCAATTTCTGGCAACCCATCCCTGGCTGAGCGAAGACCGAGTGGCTGTCTGGCTAGTAAGTCCATCTCAACAGTGTCTCGCACATCATACATACCCGCCTCTAACAAGTCTGTGCCCAGGACGTCGGCTGCATACACCAACTCGACCCAGACATCAGATAACGAGGCATCAACGCACTACCACTGATCATCGCCCAGTGCAACGCCATGATCAGTCTCGATGACTCCGCCTATCACTCCCGTGCCTGGTGCTCCGTCGAAGTGCTGGTCATGCAGACTCTCCGAGATTCGTACGGGTTACACGAGTGCTGGTCTCAGAGGTCGTTGTCGCATTTCGAACGAGCAGCGACCAGACCGCCGATAGACGACAAACTGACGGGCTTGCAGCTCAGCTTCCCAGACAAAGATGGGCCGACTGTCAAGTTCCTGGTGAGGCAGAGTAGGATCTTAGCTAAGGCGTAAGGCGAGATGACAGAACCAGGGATACACTCGCCTGAGCGAAACTCAGTTTACAGTCATTACTCGGTTGACTACATATACAGGCCAGGACTGCCTGACAAGGGATAAATGCCAATCCTTATATAACTCTACTGCAGGACCAGCAGATTACTCAAGAAAATATAACCACACTCGTTATGTCACTCATGACCCCATAGTCAATCTGTCACGAGGTCTGCCGTCGATGTTGTTGGGGAGGTATGCACTCCGGCTCCGTTGGCACTCATCATCCAGGTTTTGAGATACCGAAGCAAAGGGCACGAACTCTAGTGAAGCTTCaccgaggagagagagacctaTGTGGCGAGGGACAAGATAACTGCCCTCTGGAACCGCATCCATTCTCCTAAGGAACTCAGAAGCGACCTGCGATCTCACTCCGTTCACTGATCACTTTTCGACTGGGGTACGCTGCAGCTACGACTGCCACGCATACTAAAGCATTCCTACAGAAACGGCATATGTCTTTACAATCCAGCAACACCTAACTCGAGAAAGAGCTTTCTTAGCATAATATTTAGGGCACAGGCTCCATGCAACTTCTCAAAGGCCAGATATCGATATGTTGACAGCAGCGCAAAACCTGGAGGAACGTGGAGAGAAACGGTCACTGAATCAGATTTGAGATTCAACCGGAATTCGCTATTGAGATTCATTACTGAAAGCCCAGTAACCTACACTCTGTGCTTGTGTCTATTACAGAAATAGTCCTCATGCTAGTACAGAAGCAGTAACCATTATCGTCAAACGGCGCGATGAGACATTGCTAAGAGATATTTACAGGTACAAGAGGCGTAGATGAACATGAATCGCACGACGGGGACCCCGGATATTCTAAATACAGCAAAGCCCACCGCATGCAACCAAAAACCTTTTTATATACCACAGGTGATTACAGGGCACGTCAGCAGAGTCTATCAGTTCCCGTCCAGATTCTTCTGGAAGAACTGCGTGAACTTGGCAAACGGGATGAGTTCTACACGGTCGTAAAGATCGACGTGGCCGGCACCCGGGATCCAGATCAGCTCCTTCGGCTCGGCCGCACGCGCATAAGCGTCCTCGCTGAATTCACGCGAGTGCGCCTGGTCGCCCGAGACGAACAGCAAGGCTCGCGGCGAGATGGTCTCGATGTCGTTGAACGGGTAAAAGTTCATGAACTTAGTGACGCTTGATAGCGTGGGGTGCGTCGTCAGGTTAGGCGAAGAGCCCTCAGGGGTAAACTCTCCGCGCGGGGTACGGTAATAGTCAAAGAACTCGCGGTCGACCGCAGTTGACTCCTCCGTGATCTCGTGTGGCGTGCCACCAGTGTACTGCACCTCACCGCCACCCTTCTCGATCGAACGTTGTCGGATCGCTGCGGCTATGAGTTCCTTGCGCTGCTCGATGGAGACGGACTTCCGTAGCCCGTTGCGGGTGGCGGATCCCATGTCGTACATGCTCGAGGTCgcgatggccttgatgcGCGGGTCGATCTTGGCGGCACTGATCACAAAAGAGCCACTACCgcagatgccgagggcgccgatgCGTTCGCTGTCGACGAAGTCCTGGGTGATTAGGTAGTCGACCGCGGCGCTGAAGGCATCGGCGTAGAGCTCAGCTGACACGGCGTTGCGCGGCGTAccctcgctgccgccccaGTGGGGAAGGTCGAGAGAGATGGTGACGAAGCCCTGTTCAGCAAGCTTTGTGGCATAGAGATTCGCGCTTTGCTCTTTGACTGCGCCCATGGGGTGACCGACCACTATGGCCGAGTTGTTCGCGGTGAGGTTGAGGTCGTTGTGGGTAAATAAGTTGGCAGCGACGGTCGTGTTGTATTGACTCTGGAAGGTGATGGGCTGGACTGTAACGACACTGCTTTGGTAGAAGTTGTCGGCTCCGTAGGACAAGTTCTGTGCAGTAGCCGTCATTGCGTGGGCCAGACTGATCGCGACGATGCCCCCTCCGACGGTCTTCATGATGTCTCTGCTGTTGATTGGAAGGTTGATTTGTAAAGAAAGGTAATGATGAGGCTTGGTCTACAGAAATAGGTTCTTCATCTTTGGTGGCGTGGCCTCCATTTTATAGCTGGATATAAAGGGCGGTGTCTGTCTTATACAGCCTTGTATTCTTCAATCTTCAGTGTCAAATTCAAGCTGGGCATTCTGTTAGCGAGTCTACTGTCATCAAGTTGCATGAGCACTTGTAGATGGATATCCCAGTCTTGATCGTCAACGCCTTGTTGACAGGACCTTGTCAATGTCATCCGGCTGCATTAGCGTCGATTAATTGCGGAGACAGGAGGGCATAGTATCAGGGCAACGTCATGACACATGCTGCGCCATACAGCACTGACGATTCACATGTACGGCGAATTTCAATGCCAAGTTGACAGGATGTCAACAGAATTGAGATTCTCTTCGTGTACATTCGGACCGAATCAGCTTGTGCTTGTCTTGGCGGCTAGCACTTGAACCTAAACTTGGAAGGTAATCTCACTAAGTTACATTTCTAAGCCACTGATGCCCGGAAGGCACTGATGAGACTCACAAACGGAGCGTCAAGGGGGTTTTCTACACACATCCTTTGGCTTCTCTGACAAAGTGAATTTCGGGCTTCACATAGTTAGTATATTTAGCCGTCATTTCAGAAAGACCGTTGCTCTAGGAGTTGTCTTCTGTAGGTTCTAGGCTTACAAAGTAGCATACAGTTAACTAAAGGCTGCCTTAAAAGAATACATCTTAACAAACGTTTTAAGCTTTTCTAAAAGATAAGTTTATACTATAAGTTATAGCATTACTAGTGGATTCTATTACAGAGTAAATTGCAAGTTAGAATATACTAAATGTACATCTATTATAATACACCTTATTGTAGCACCTTATCCTTATAATAATGCTTTAATATAACCTTAGAAGTAGACTGCCTACAGTAAAAAGAAACCTATTTACTAGAAATAGAAAGATGTATCTTAGAATTGATAAGTAAGCTCTCTTAAGATTTACTTATTACTTAGACAAGCTAGTTCAAAAGTAAGGTAATAGGTAAGGTAAAGGGTAGATGTAGCCTACTTAGGGTAAAGTAGGTAAACTAGATAAAGCGTATTAGAGTAGCTAGAGAGGTAATAGAGTAAAAAAGATCTCTCTTAGGAGACACTACTACGTGAAAAGATAAGTAACAATCTTATAGAGAGTATAGAGGTAGGATATTGTAAAGGGATAGGTACAGAGCAGTAAAGCTAAGTTTACAAGCCTATGACTGGTGTTGCAAATAAGAGGTCTTACGTATGCTAGCTTTGTTACTAAGTTAATATATACCTTGGAAATTAATATTCTAGTCTACAATTTACTCTTTAATAGGCACAGCTAACATGTTGTTCACTTTACGTCTCTTTACGTCTAGTCAGCTGCACGTACTGTACTGCCTCAGTACATTTAAAATAATTTATCTAAGGTGAGGAGAGTATTGTAGCTATATTGAATTATGCATGACTGGTCCTACGGCGTCTCTCGGTGGCAGGATCCCGCACCATTCGTCTTTCTCAAATCTCCACACCAGGCCGGCGTCAATATCGGTTGAAATGCCAATCGAAAGCGCACGGGATACCCAACCTGAACAAGGTTTACGTACTTGATTTGCTCCCAACATGCATTGTGCTCAAGGCAGTTGATCAGACGGCAACAGGAACCATGCCAGGGTAGGCAGTCTCCACTCACGTCTAAATCGAGAATTGTTGCCTTGAGAGATAAGAAGGACGCGTATATTTGGAACACAACAACTGTGTTAGGCGCTAGGGCTTCCGGCAAAGAATCAAGTCTGTAGCAGTTTGCCCTGAGAAGGGCGCTTCGCGTTGTAATGATTTAGCCCGAGAAGTAAGTACTGGAGTACTTCAGCTTTGCATGCTCAACGGTGGTTTGATAATCCAGGCGGCATTCAACCTCTATATAGGCTTGAAAGATGACGCTCTGATAGATCGCATGCTAGGCGTGTTGTTACCGCAAATTTCAAGATGCTTAAACcacctaccttacctacctgAGCAATAGCTGTCTCCGAGGTACTTGCTGAGGTAATTGTATCAGGTAACAACAGTTCCATAGGACGCAATGCTAACTCTGTTTACTGCAAATTCTGTCCTATTCTATCGCATGAATGCCTACCTAATGATGTTCCCGAACGTCACATCCCAGCCATTCGCATCCGAGTATCCACCTAGCTAGATAGGCTGCAACGAAGCGTGTCGTGACAACCAGCCGCCACTCTCGAACTTTAGTCTAAATCGGAGTAAGCTTACTTTTAAACATGTACTGCTATACCCTAATCATACAGAGAATATACAAGGGAGATTGAACCAGTCGTCGAAAAGGCAGCTGCAAAAGCTGTTTCCTGAAGTGGCTTCATGCTGTCAGGCGGTTGGGCCGCTTCGTCAAGTTCTGATTCCAAGACTACGGCACAGCTGTCAATCTACGCTATCGAGTGGGGAACTCTGTGAGAGTTTTCTCCCCAACGCCCGGGCAACATGGTCGTTTCCGTACTGCTTTCTTGGATTCTCGGAAAGTTCCCGGCTTCGGCCTATCAGGGGAAGAACTACAAACCCGCGGTCGTGGTGTTGGGGCAAACTCACCTGTCGTAGATGGAGGGAAACAGCTAGTGGAATGAAACACTTGCTCCATCCTATAACAAGTGTTCGCTTCTGCATCGAGACGAGGAGGGGTGCTGGTGGTGTAAGGGGTGGGTTTTTCGCACCTTCTAGATTCAGCACACCCACGAGCCATTTCATGGGCAGCTTTCGGTCTCACAGGGTCACTCAGTCGAGCGTGACGAATAGGGCACAGCAGTGGTGCAGTCATTCG
The DNA window shown above is from Colletotrichum destructivum chromosome 2, complete sequence and carries:
- a CDS encoding Putative tetratricopeptide-like helical domain superfamily; translated protein: MAAVTEQFTQHLSAAYKYGGESLWEFAYKELDEAGALCDDASLSDDERQSCHRRFLLQKGAIERRQGDFAEAIRTLEHAISEYGTYDLEHARMLGELGTAFQRQDSFERADELYAEQHALAIKLAAEAKDQRSVWRAEALAARAIGYRGIMAYMLNVPDLEDNGRTNHEGLSDAINKSMQRVASTRTLLRAIANEDAAFQHEVKATTCICVALDRLSLCYGASGNTAEAVKWARETVAEGKAFDPTIQAFGRFFLGLALQRNGDLEEAMQQWTRHGKGDLETAAIALCRQPSSETLGYMKQLVKYQVPLDHYNEQGYSPLDYAIMGGSETMGALVMQGLRQEYLRNGFTPDETEVLIEMRKTEADRRKEYRSIFQKSFRPLLRTSAAETAKSSSDDQEVSSRAEQCIIRLRQEYSRLLVEQEITRSIFDDFKYIELSDFRSLTRLPQPGSLEDMNTMAESVQQFGNILEKQRNGSPFVVFLSYRWLGNGKPDDDQGTQLARMNAALSQFLATHPWLSEDRVAVWLDVGCIHQLDPDIR
- a CDS encoding Putative alpha/beta hydrolase-1 — protein: MKTVGGGIVAISLAHAMTATAQNLSYGADNFYQSSVVTVQPITFQSQYNTTVAANLFTHNDLNLTANNSAIVVGHPMGAVKEQSANLYATKLAEQGFVTISLDLPHWGGSEGTPRNAVSAELYADAFSAAVDYLITQDFVDSERIGALGICGSGSFVISAAKIDPRIKAIATSSMYDMGSATRNGLRKSVSIEQRKELIAAAIRQRSIEKGGGEVQYTGGTPHEITEESTAVDREFFDYYRTPRGEFTPEGSSPNLTTHPTLSSVTKFMNFYPFNDIETISPRALLFVSGDQAHSREFSEDAYARAAEPKELIWIPGAGHVDLYDRVELIPFAKFTQFFQKNLDGN